The genomic DNA TGCAATACACTTCCAGAAACACCTAATGATCCACCTTCGCCAATATATGCGAAGGTAACATATCTGACACCCGATTATAGTTGCTTGATTCTGTCATAGCTTTAGGGCTCGATTTGGGCAATAAACTTGGTTAAATAATAGTATGTTTGATTACGGACTCGTTGGATCTAAATAACCCTCCCCATCCGTCACTTCTCCTGCGCAGCCGATATACTCGCTCTTTATCCCCTGCTCATCGTCCACCTCGTTACGGTTTGGGGAGTTGCGAGAAAGAGTCGAGGGAAATAGGAAAAGCAACTCTTGCGAATAACAGATGTTCGTGAACGCTGGCTTTTTCGATAGCATTGGATCTTGGTAATCGCAGCGTGCTTACTCAACTCGTATTTATGAGCATCATCCTCTATCAAGCCTCCTTCCGTCAATTTCCTAGGTTATAGTAGACCTTTACGTTCAGAGACGCTCAAGGCCTCCAAGAGAAGCACGTCCACTTGTTACCTCGAGCCGATCTCACTCTCCAATTCACGATGATGAGCTCTATTTACTTCATTCTCGGCTCGGCATATCAGTGACGTTGGTTTAGCTGTGTGGGTATATATTTTATCAAATGTAGCAGTACAATAGCAGAGATACTCCTCACCCCCCACCCACCGGCTCACTCATATATATGACACCAGACCAGTGTCATCGATATAGTTCTCTTTCTGCAACCCCAGCAAGAACTCATACTTAGTTCCACAACCCTAGCATACAAGCTCATCACTATCCTTAAGGCCGGTCAATTACCTGACCCTGATCTTGGGAATGTTCACAGCACTTTTAATATGACGATGCTCTTTACCACCACGTTTATAACCGACACAAACGAACCGAACTGGGCGAGTCCAACGAAAGGACAAAAGCCACAGGGGCAAAGCATCGTAACAGAATCGCTGACAAAGGAATCAACTATAACTATAGACTCACATCCGGAAACCATTTGCTTTCACAACTTCTTCGGTTGTGTCCATCTCACGTTCGCAAAGGCTATTTTGCTGCTAGTCTCAATGAGCAGCCTGCGTATCGGCAAATAAGTACGACACTTGCGCGGCTATGGACTGTCCGGGAGCTGGTTCAGCAAACGCATCCTAATCAGTAACATGGTTAGAATACCCTTTGCCCCGAGTGGCGGAACCATTCTGTCTCTCGAAATTTGAAGTCCGTGTACCCAACGGCGTACTTGGTATGATGAAACGATCGATATTATCGCTGAAGATGATGGGATAGATAAGGAACGAGCGGAAAAGCCATCCGTAAGCTCTGGAAGTTGCTAGGTCCGTCCGACGAAAATCTCGAATCAAGTCGTGATGCTCAAGCAAAGATAAACGATGAGATTGATAAGGTTTACGATCAACCGGGCCTACGATGAATCCTACTCGGTTGACGAGGTCAAATCATGTAAAACATGACTTGGAAATGTAAAATTGGTCATCGAGGTCATCCCCAAGTGTCGAATGATTCGTGACCAAAGACGCCGTCCCTTTATCCTTTGCACAGGACATAATCTGGACCGTGATCGTTTGTCATTTGGTGTCATTTAAGGGCATGGGCAAGTTCGCTGGTGTCCCTGCAACGGTCACCAACCCCATAAGAATACAATCTTTTAACTAGAGGAATTACCCAAAACATTACTAGTACGAACAGCACCACGATAAAGAATCATAAGCCATTTTGAATTAAGAATCGTAAGCCATTTTCATTGAGAGCTTTTTTTAACCCTGCGAGTCTAATTCATGCGCATTTCAAAAGGAAAAAACGACATCATTCATGCACAAAAACCACTCAAACCACTGCGAACACCGCTTATTTCTTGCCGGCCTTCTGGGCAGCCTTGGTGACCTTGGCGGAGCCACCAGCAGACTTCTCGACGCCTTTGATGACACCGACGGCGACGGTTTGACGCATGTCACGGACGGCGAAACGACCGAGAGGGGGGTAGTCGGTGAAGGTCTCGACACACATGGGCTTGGAGGGAACCATCTTGACGATGGCGGCGTCACCGGACTTGATGAACTTGGGGCTGTTCTCAACCGACTTACCGGTACGGCGGTCGATCTTCTCAAGGAGCTCGGCGAACTTGCAAGCAATGTGGGCGGTGTGGCAGTCGAGGACGGGGGCGTAACCAGCGCCGACCTGACCAGGGTGGTTAAGGACGATGACCTGAGCGTTGAAGCTGGCAGCCTCGGCAGCAGGGTCGTTCTTGGAGTCGGAAGCGACGTTACCACGGCGGACTTCCTTGACGGAAACGTTCTTGACGTTGAAACCAACGTTGTCACCGGGAACACCCTCCTTgagctgctggtggtgcatCTCAACGGACTTCACTTCAGTGGTGACGTTGGAAGGAGCGAAGGTAACGACCATGCCGGGGGAGATGGTACCAGTCTCGACACGGCCGACAGGCACAGTTCCAATACCGGAGATCTTGTAGACATCCTGGAGGGGAAGACGGAGGGGCTTGTTGACGGGACGGACGGGAGGCTCGATGGCGTCGATGGCCTCAAGGAGGGTCTTACCGGTGACCTTGCCGGTCTTGGTCTCCTTCTCCCAGCCCTTGTACCAGGGGCAGTTGGGGGAGGGCTCAAGCATGTTGTCACCGTTGAAACCGGAGACGGGGACGAAGGGAACGACCTTGGGGTTGTAGCCGACCTTCTTGATGAAGTTGGAGGTCTCCTTGACGATTTCGTTGTAACGGTCCTCAGACCACTTGCAGGTGTCCATCTTGTTAAGAGCGACGATGAGCTGCTTAACACCGAGGGTGAAAGCAAGCAGAGCGTGCTCACGGGTCTGGCCGTCCTTGGAGATACCAGCCTCGAACTCACCAGTACCGGAGGCAATGATGAGGATAGCGCAGTCAGCCTGCGAGGTACCAGTGATCATGTTCTTGATGAAGTCACG from Aspergillus chevalieri M1 DNA, chromosome 1, nearly complete sequence includes the following:
- the TEF1_1 gene encoding elongation factor 1-alpha (COG:J;~EggNog:ENOG410PJIR;~InterPro:IPR027417,IPR031157,IPR000795,IPR004161, IPR004160,IPR004539,IPR009001,IPR009000;~PFAM:PF00009,PF03143,PF03144;~go_function: GO:0003746 - translation elongation factor activity [Evidence IEA];~go_function: GO:0003924 - GTPase activity [Evidence IEA];~go_function: GO:0005525 - GTP binding [Evidence IEA];~go_process: GO:0006414 - translational elongation [Evidence IEA]); protein product: MGKDDKTHINIVVIGHVDSGKSTTTGHLIYKCGGIDQRTIEKFEKEAAELGKGSFKYAWVLDKLKSERERGITIDIALWKFQTAKYEVTVIDAPGHRDFIKNMITGTSQADCAILIIASGTGEFEAGISKDGQTREHALLAFTLGVKQLIVALNKMDTCKWSEDRYNEIVKETSNFIKKVGYNPKVVPFVPVSGFNGDNMLEPSPNCPWYKGWEKETKTGKVTGKTLLEAIDAIEPPVRPVNKPLRLPLQDVYKISGIGTVPVGRVETGTISPGMVVTFAPSNVTTEVKSVEMHHQQLKEGVPGDNVGFNVKNVSVKEVRRGNVASDSKNDPAAEAASFNAQVIVLNHPGQVGAGYAPVLDCHTAHIACKFAELLEKIDRRTGKSVENSPKFIKSGDAAIVKMVPSKPMCVETFTDYPPLGRFAVRDMRQTVAVGVIKGVEKSAGGSAKVTKAAQKAGKK